The Synechococcus sp. HK05 region GGGAGAACCCCTACAGCACCCCAGACGGGCAGCCCTTCCTCTGGACCCGCGGCCGGCAGGTGGGCGGCAAAAGCCTCACCTGGGGCGGCATCACCCTGCGCCTCTCCGACGCTGAATTTCAAGCCGCGGAGCGCGATGGCCATGGTGCGAGCTGGCCGATCCGCCATGCCGATCTCGCCCCTTACTACACACGCCTCGAAGCACTGCTGCAGATCCATGGCCAGTGCGATGGCCTGCCGCAACTGCCCGACCCCAGCGGCGCCCCCAAGCCCGCCCTGGCGCTCACCCCGGCTGAACAGCATCTCCAGCGCTGCATCCAGCGCGATCTGGATTTACCCCTGATTCCCTCGCGGGGCTTTGCGCTGCGCCGCCCCGCCGATGGTCCCTGGCCGCGCTCCTGCTCCCAGGGCGGAGCCCTGAAGGCGGCTCTTGCCACGGGGCGGGTGCAGCTGCAGAGCGAGGCGGTGGTGAGCCACGTGCAGGTGGATCCGCGCAGCGGGCGGGCCACCGGGGTTGAGTGGATCCACGGGCGCACCCGGCAGCGCCAGCGCAGCGAAGCGCCGCTAGTGGTGCTCTGCGCCTCCACGATCGAGAGCCTGCGGCTGCTGCTCCATTCCCAACAGGTGGGCGGTCTTGAGGAGGTGAGCGGCCTGCTGGGGCAGGGGCTGATGGATCACGTGTCGGCCAGTTGCTTCTTTGCACTGCCGGAGCAGCCAACACCGGGCGCCACGGAACTCTCGGGGGCCGGCAGCTGCTTCATCCCCAACACCGTGAACCTCGGCACACCCGGGAGCGACACCACCTCCTTTCGGCGCGGCTACGGCCTCTGGTGCGGCATCCAGCGCTTCGACCCTCCGCAACTGCTCAAGCGGCAACGCAACGCCGCCGTGGGCTTCCTGATCGGCCATGGCGAGGTGCTCAGCCGCCCGGAGAACGGCGTGAGCCTCCACGGCGAGCGCACGGATGCCTGGGGCATCCCCATCGCCCATATCCACTGCCGCTGGAGCGCCAACGAGCAGCGGATGGTGGAGCACATGCAGGCGCGTATGCAGGCGGTGGTGGACAGCGCAGGCGGCCGGATCGCGCCGCTGGCGGATCTGTTTGTGATGCCGCTGATCGAGCCGCTGGTGCGCGGCAGCCTGGCGATGGCGCCCGGTGCCGCACCACCCGGCTACTACATCCACGAGCTGGGGGGCGCCCCGATGGCCGCCAGCGAAGCGCAAGGGGTGCTCAACCACTGGAACCAGCTCTGGCGCACCCCCAACCTGCTGGTGTGCGACGGCAGCGCCTGGCCGAGCGCCGGCTGGCAGAGCCCCACGCTCACCACCATGGCCCTGAGCTGGCGCGCCTGCGCCCATGCCGCTGAGGCCCTGAAACGCGGTGAGCTTTAGCTGACGGAGCCCGTGGTTTGGTTGCAACCACCACATCGGTGGTGTTTGGCACCCCGCACACTATGCAGGCGACCTTTCAACGGGTCGGGCAAGGGAGAAACACCAGGCGGGAGCTCGGCACTCCCGCTTTTTTGTGTGCTGCGATCCGACGCAGATCACTCGCCGGGCTTCATGAATAGGCCATTGAGATAGTGCTGCGCCACGCAGCGATCGCCGCAACCGTTTTGAAACAGAAACCCGGCCAGGGCGGAGGTGATCACGCGGTATTGATCCCACTCGGGGCGGCTGCTGAGAAACGCGCGCATGCCGTCAAACAGGGCTTCAGGCACCTCGGCCTCCAGGCTGATGCGGGCAGCACCGGTGGCGTCGTCCTGCTCGAGGCAACGGCTGAGGTGGTCGCGGGCGCCCGCTGCCTGGGCTGGCTCCAGTTGCACCTGCTGCTCCGGCTCCAAGCGATCTCCATGCGTCGGTGCTGCCATCAATCCACACCGGAGCGGGCCGCGTCAAAGGGGCAGATGCAGCTCAAAACCACCCCGAGACGCAGCGAGACAGCCCGCCGCAGCAGCTCCCCGCAGCGCCGCACCGACGAGCGGCTAACGCGCTCTAGCCATGGGCGCAAGGCTGTCAAGCGCAACCTGAACGAAATGGCGCAATCCCCAGAGGAGCGCTCTCACAAGCCGGGAGCGCCCAGCGCCTGTGGAAAACAGCAGCTCGGACTGGGGAAAAGGCGGCAACCTTGGGGAAACCCCGAAACGATCAGCAGGGCTTATGGCTGCGTGTCTCGTGCGACCAGCCCGCAACCGAGACGGTTGAGCCGCTCAAACCCCCCGGTTGTCTTCCGGTTTCGGCCGCGGTTTGTAAAGCGTGCGCGGTCCGAGCGGGTGATCGGCATGGGGATACGGCGCATGGGTGTGGCCGTGGTCATGCGCGTGGTCGTGATGGCCATGGTCGTGGCTGTGGTCATGCCCATGGCTATGCCCCAGCGGAATCGGGATGCCATCGGGCTGACAGGCCCCCGTGCACTCGTGCTCGCAGAGCGTGCAGGCCTCCACCAGGCCCTCCACGTGGTGGTGGTGGCTTTGCTGGGGGGCACCTACCTCGGTTTCAAAGCCAAGCACCTGGGCGCGGTATTTGCAGAGGGAGCAGTTCATCTGCGTCTCACCGCGCACCACCTCCTGCACCCGCTCCAGGAAGGTGTTGATCACCAGCGGGTGATCACCGAGGTAGCTGGCCTCCACAAACTCCAGCTCCGGGTGATCCGATGCCACCAACTGCGTGTGCTGGCGGATGCGACTCACCAACACCCCCGAGAAGAGGAAGTAAGGGAACACCACGATGCGGCGAAAGCCGAGCTTCACGGCATGGCGCAGGCCGGGTTCCACCAGCGGGAAGGTGACCCCCGAATACACGGTTTCACCCCAGCCAAACCCGAAGCCCTCGACCAACATCCGCGCCACCTTTGACACGTTGGAGTTGGCATCGGGATCCGACGAACCGCGCCCCACAACCACCAGCAGCGTGTCGCTGAGGGGCACCGGCGCTTCCCCACGGCCCACCGCGGCGGCATCAGAGGCATTGAGGGCCTCGCGAATCCGGGCGCCGGCGGCCTGAATCATGCTCAGGTCGACCCCCAGCTCGCGGCCGTAATCGATCCGCAAACCCGATTCAGCGCTGAAGGTATTGAGCACCGAGGGGATGTCGTTTTTGGCGTGGCCGGCGGCGAACAACATTCCCGGCACCGCCAGGACCCGCTTCACGCCTTGCGCCTGCAGACTCTCGAGGCCATCGCGCAGGATCGGCCGCGCAAACTCCAGATAGCCGTATTCCACCGGCACCCCGGGCAGCTTGGACCGCAAACCCTCCGCCAGCTGCGCAAACTCACCCACCGCCTGCCGGTTTCGGCTGCCGTGGCCGCAGATCAACACCCCGATCGGGCCGCCCTCAATGGCGCTAAGACCAGCATCGACATGAAGCTGCGGCGCGGGGTTGCTCATGGGAACACATTCCTGAACCGACCCTATCGGCACAACACAATCCAGCCCTGATCAGTCCAGGAAGAGCCACCACCTAGGGTGCCTCCAAACAATCAATCCACCCGTGCAGAAAGGAGAAAGCAACCGCGCCGGTGAACTGAAGGAGCTGGGCTGGAGCGCTGAAGACGTGCGCCGCTACGAGGAGCTGTGGGAATACCGCCAGCGCTGGGGCGCGATCAACCTGGAGCGGGAAGACCGCCAGTTCCTGCGCAAGGCCGAAGCCGCCCTGCCCAAGATCGTGGCCAAGGGCTCTGAGAAGAAACGCACCCAAGACAAGTCGCACTACCGCTGGCTGGCCTTCTACCTCGAGGCGATGCAATCTGCGCCGCTGAGCGAAGGAGAAGTGGGCGCTTGGCCCATCGTGCTGCAGGAGGAGCTGCGCACCATCGATTACTACGAGCCGGTGCTGGGCCTGCCCGACACGCTCAAGGCCAAGGAGCTGCTGCCGATTCGCGAGCAACTGGTGGCCCAGGCCGCAGCCAGCGGCCGCACTGCCAGCTTCGATTTCGTGGCACCGCTCGAAGAGCTCAAGCAGCGCGAGAAAACCAGCTGGAAACCCCTGCGCGGCGACGGCAACACCGACACCAGCTACCCAGTGCTCAGCGCTGATGCTGCTGAGGCCTTCCGCCAGGAAGCCCGTGCGCGCATCACCACTGCGATCCGCGAGCTGTTCCCCTCGCTGAAGGACACCGATAAGCCAGAGCCCCCGGCCGACTGGATGCCCTGAGGCTCAGTGCCCCGCCGCCAGCTCCCCGCCGCGGCCACCTGCCTCTTCGGCAACACCGATGAGCGCGAACAGGTTGGTGCTCTCGGTATTGAGGTTCACCACCTCCACCGAGCTCCCTCCAAGCTTGAGGCGGCGAATCACCTGGTCGAGGGCGGTGACACCGCTCTGATCCCAGATGTGGGCCTCCGCCATATCGATCGACACCCGGGCCGGGTGCTCATGCAGCTCAAAGCCCTGGCGGAAGTAGATGCTGCTCACGAAAAACAGCTGCCCGCGCACCCGGTAGAGCCGGTGATCCGGCGCCAGCTCCTCGCTGCTCACCTCGATCACCTTGGCCACCTTGCGGCTGAACAGGATGCCGGCCAAGGCCACACCGGAGATCAGACCCACCGCCAGGTTGTGGGTCAGCACGGTCACCACCACGGTGAGCAGCATCACGGCCGTGTCGCTCTTGGGGATGCGGCGGATGCCACTGATCGAGCCCCAGTTGGCGGTGTTGATCGCAATCATGATCATCACGCCCACGAGCGTGGCCATCGGGATCTGATTCACCCACTGGCTGGCCAACAGGATCATCGCCAGCAGGCTCACGCCTGAGGTGAGCGTGGAGAGGCGGGTGCGGCCGCCGTAGCCCACATTCATCACCGACTGACCCACCAACGCACAGCCGGCCATGCCGCCGAACAGCGAACTCACGATGTTGCCGATGCCCTGGCCGCGCGCTTCGGCGTTCTTGTGGCTGGAGCTGTCGGTGATGTCGTCGAGGATGTCTTGGGTGAGGAAGGTTTCCATCAGGCCCACCAGCGAGATCGCCAGGGCCGTGGGCAGGATCAGCCCGAGGGTTTCGAAGTTGAACGGCACCTGGGGCAGACCCAGCTGCGGCAGACCATCCGGCAGGGTGCCAAGGCTGGCCACCGTGGGCAAATCCAGCCCGAGCTGGATCGAGAGCCCCGTGGTGATCAGGATCGCCACCAGCGCCGACGGCACAGCGGTGGTGAAGCGCGGCAGCAGATAGATGATCACCAGGGTGAGCGCCATCAAGCCCCACACCGCCGGCAGCTGAGCGCCAGACACCACCACCTTTTCGGGGTGGAACACATCCAGGCCCAGCTGGGGCAGCTGTGCCAGAAAGATCAGGATCGCCAGCGCATTCACGAATCCCGCCATCACCGGCTGCGGCACGAACCGCATCTGGTGCGCCAGGCGCAGATAGCCCCAGGCAATTTGCAGCACGCCGGTGAGGATGCCCGCCGCGAGCAGGTACTGCAGGCCCATGCCCTCACCCAGGCCGTTGCCCTGCTGCACCAAGCCCGTCATCAACAGGGCGGTGGAGCCGGTGGCGGAGGTGATCATCGCGGTGCGGCCACCCACGATCGCGAGCGTCACCGACAGCAGAAACGCCCCGAACAGGCCCACCCGCGGATCCACGCCGGCGATGCCCGAGAAGGCGATCGCCTCCGGGATCATCGCGAAGGCCACCACCAATCCTGAGAGGATGTCGCGGTGGGGCCGGTCCCACCATTGCTTGAGGGAAACCATCAACGCATCACCACGCCCGCTGGCCGGACCCTATCAGTGAGCACCGATCACCCCAACCGGCCTGATCTCAACGCAGCAACCGCAGCCACGCCCACCAGATCAGCGCTATGGGCACCAAGGCCAGCGCCAACACCTGCAGGCTCTGCAGCTGTTCTGGGTTCACGGCACTGGGCAGGGCTGGGAGTTGATCAGCAGCAGCCCAAGCAGTCCGCATTGCAGGCGGGTGAGATCGTCGAGGGCCACCTCCACATCGGAAGCAAACCCGGGATTTGAGGTGGATTCGGCCGCCGCCGGGGGCGGCTCCAGCGGCGGCGGCAGCGGTTCGGCCATGGCCGCCGGAGCAGCAACCAGCAGGAAACAACTGAGCAGTAGAGCTTTCATCCGAGTAGAGCCTCTCCTTCGGGCTTAGCCCAAGGGGCCTGTCGTGGCCGGCAAATGACCGGTTTTCACCCAGATCGTGCAGCCGGCTTCACTCCAGGGGCGGTGCACGCTGCCCGGTGGATTGCGCAACCAACTGCCGGCGGGATAGATGCCGTGCTCGTCTTGAAACACGCCCTCGATCACGAAGATCTCCTCGCCGCCGGGATGGCTGTGGGCCTGGAACTGGGTGCCGGGCGCCCAGCGCACCAGCGCCACCTGCTCACTGCCAAAGCCATGCAAGGGCAGCACCTCGAGCCCCTTCACCAGGCCCGGATGCCAGGCGGCCGATCGCGTGTCGATCACCACCCGCTGCCGATCGTCGGGATGCATCTGCTGGAGCTTCACCAACAGAGTGCAGCCCTCGCGGCTACCGGGGGCGTGGGCCGAGCCGGGTGGATTGCGCAGATAGGTGCCCGCTGGGTAGGTGCCTTGCTCATCCGCCAGCGTGCCCTTGAGCACGAGGAGTTCCTCGCCGCCGCCGTGGCTGTGCTGGGCGAACTGGCTGCCCGGGGCGTAGCGCACCACTGAGGTGGCTCGGGCCACCTCACCGCCGAGGCGCTCCAACAGGCGCCGCTCCACCCCGGGCGCTGGCGAGGCCGCCCAAGGCAAGGCGGCGCTATTCACCGCCACCGCT contains the following coding sequences:
- a CDS encoding GMC oxidoreductase, producing MADAIVVGSGASGGVAALALAEAGLRVLVLEAGPELSAPRAFGSEPANSLKRLAAVSSGRQSLAAQHPGYWKANPDLYVNEWENPYSTPDGQPFLWTRGRQVGGKSLTWGGITLRLSDAEFQAAERDGHGASWPIRHADLAPYYTRLEALLQIHGQCDGLPQLPDPSGAPKPALALTPAEQHLQRCIQRDLDLPLIPSRGFALRRPADGPWPRSCSQGGALKAALATGRVQLQSEAVVSHVQVDPRSGRATGVEWIHGRTRQRQRSEAPLVVLCASTIESLRLLLHSQQVGGLEEVSGLLGQGLMDHVSASCFFALPEQPTPGATELSGAGSCFIPNTVNLGTPGSDTTSFRRGYGLWCGIQRFDPPQLLKRQRNAAVGFLIGHGEVLSRPENGVSLHGERTDAWGIPIAHIHCRWSANEQRMVEHMQARMQAVVDSAGGRIAPLADLFVMPLIEPLVRGSLAMAPGAAPPGYYIHELGGAPMAASEAQGVLNHWNQLWRTPNLLVCDGSAWPSAGWQSPTLTTMALSWRACAHAAEALKRGEL
- a CDS encoding DUF2811 domain-containing protein — its product is MAAPTHGDRLEPEQQVQLEPAQAAGARDHLSRCLEQDDATGAARISLEAEVPEALFDGMRAFLSSRPEWDQYRVITSALAGFLFQNGCGDRCVAQHYLNGLFMKPGE
- a CDS encoding sirohydrochlorin chelatase, translated to MSNPAPQLHVDAGLSAIEGGPIGVLICGHGSRNRQAVGEFAQLAEGLRSKLPGVPVEYGYLEFARPILRDGLESLQAQGVKRVLAVPGMLFAAGHAKNDIPSVLNTFSAESGLRIDYGRELGVDLSMIQAAGARIREALNASDAAAVGRGEAPVPLSDTLLVVVGRGSSDPDANSNVSKVARMLVEGFGFGWGETVYSGVTFPLVEPGLRHAVKLGFRRIVVFPYFLFSGVLVSRIRQHTQLVASDHPELEFVEASYLGDHPLVINTFLERVQEVVRGETQMNCSLCKYRAQVLGFETEVGAPQQSHHHHVEGLVEACTLCEHECTGACQPDGIPIPLGHSHGHDHSHDHGHHDHAHDHGHTHAPYPHADHPLGPRTLYKPRPKPEDNRGV
- a CDS encoding SulP family inorganic anion transporter; the protein is MVSLKQWWDRPHRDILSGLVVAFAMIPEAIAFSGIAGVDPRVGLFGAFLLSVTLAIVGGRTAMITSATGSTALLMTGLVQQGNGLGEGMGLQYLLAAGILTGVLQIAWGYLRLAHQMRFVPQPVMAGFVNALAILIFLAQLPQLGLDVFHPEKVVVSGAQLPAVWGLMALTLVIIYLLPRFTTAVPSALVAILITTGLSIQLGLDLPTVASLGTLPDGLPQLGLPQVPFNFETLGLILPTALAISLVGLMETFLTQDILDDITDSSSHKNAEARGQGIGNIVSSLFGGMAGCALVGQSVMNVGYGGRTRLSTLTSGVSLLAMILLASQWVNQIPMATLVGVMIMIAINTANWGSISGIRRIPKSDTAVMLLTVVVTVLTHNLAVGLISGVALAGILFSRKVAKVIEVSSEELAPDHRLYRVRGQLFFVSSIYFRQGFELHEHPARVSIDMAEAHIWDQSGVTALDQVIRRLKLGGSSVEVVNLNTESTNLFALIGVAEEAGGRGGELAAGH
- a CDS encoding cupin domain-containing protein, with amino-acid sequence MSGAKTQQQPVLALHGDWREAVAVNSAALPWAASPAPGVERRLLERLGGEVARATSVVRYAPGSQFAQHSHGGGEELLVLKGTLADEQGTYPAGTYLRNPPGSAHAPGSREGCTLLVKLQQMHPDDRQRVVIDTRSAAWHPGLVKGLEVLPLHGFGSEQVALVRWAPGTQFQAHSHPGGEEIFVIEGVFQDEHGIYPAGSWLRNPPGSVHRPWSEAGCTIWVKTGHLPATTGPLG